In the Osmia bicornis bicornis chromosome 6, iOsmBic2.1, whole genome shotgun sequence genome, TATACGTTTAGAATTAAATTTCCCATTGCATCGAAAAAAtgtacaataatataaaaataaattattataatttatttaagctTTCATTCTATTcgttatttcaattttataaatataacattCTATCTATTAAAAATTCGCTTCTTTGGTattcctttaaaaaaaaaaaaaaaaaaaaaaaaaacatttctcACCCTCGAAGGGCAGGTGAAGTGTGATTGAAAGCTTCGAAACATAGAAAACACTATTCTGacaaaaatttttacaagaattttaaaaccaacgaaaaagaaaaaattcttttcattcaACTCACCTGGTCGCACAAGAACGACCAAACTGAAGATCACCAGTGCCCATGCTGATCTGAAGGACATTTTGATCAGTCTACTGAAAatgttgatatatttatatcttttatTCAACACAAGTCCCAAATGTCTGATCGTACGTCAAAGAGAATACCACGTGGATCAAGAACGAAATAAAGAGTAGAACTGGTAGCGTCGTGGAACGTGTTCACCGTTCAACTGAACAGTCGACACCCCTCTTTTTGCTGAAAACGTGGACACGATCTCCTTTTCCCTCACTCTTTCCCCTAGGTTTCTCCTACTTCTTAGGGCACACGGCCAGAACGGATCAACGTAATAACGTCTCGTATAGGATAACCCTGTAACCTCACGGTGAACGAGAGACAAGTGCGAGGAAGTAGGAGTCAAGAGCAAACAACCAAAGGAGGTCTTTAAGAGAACGCAACAAGCGAAACAGTAATTATGGTTTACTGACGGAGGAGAAAAGCGACGAAGGAGGGACTGAAGAATGAGAAAGAGAGATAGACACCGATGAAGGCCCTCATTGGACTCATTAGGACAATTAAGGGACCCGTTGAATGCTCTGGGGGTCTTTCATGGTTTACGTAGGAAAACAGAATACACAGAGTGTTCGCGtagatgtaatatacaatttttcagGTTCAAGGATTCATTGCTAgatttttgataaattgcaaactaaaaatttttttttctttcaattaaaagTCGAGAACACCTTCACTTTTTAAATGATAGCATACAATTTTTTTGATATCGTTTCTATCACCCCCCTCTTTAGGATGATCCTTTAGTCATCGAAGTTATAGATGACTAAAGGCAGGATTGCAAAGTGAGCTTGCCGACTCGTTAAGGAAGACTTATCATGGGTCAGGAGACCAGTTAACCCCGCGAGACATTACCAAATTGACTCGACAATTTGACCCCTTCTCTTCGGCCAGATGTCTGTGTACATAAATATGTGTATACATACGTATATAAGTATTGCTCAGAACCTACCACCATCGATACAAAAGATGTATATCGAATACAGACAATGCCTCCCTGTTCATTCATAAAGTCACTTAATTTCCAGCTTGAAAGTCAACAGCCTTTTCCGGCCAATCATCGTCTCTTCTTTCGTCAATTAAAACATTTCGGTTTgtttttgagaaaaatatattttactcGACTAATCAAGtggaaagtaaaataattacaattattatgtATTGTATGTACCTACATCTGAAAATTGAAACGGAGGGTTTACACGAATCTacataaaatgataaatactggttaattaattaattggaCAGTTATCATTTAAGATAAATGGACAGGTAGACTAAGGAGAAATAGAATCCTATACTATgtggaataaataaataaagtgaCTGTTGATCGTTACAAGCGTAATCGTTGCAAAATGAGCAAATGATGTTGGATTCAGGATATTTTTCGTGATGACAGTATCCATAGACTTCCCGTGATGGCACGCAACCTCGAACGGTCACCAAGATACCTCTATCTgtatgattaaaaaaaaaatgctcGGGTTAGtcaacatttttaattatcaacaCGATATGATTAATGTGACAGcgaataaaaacgaaaaaaacaAGCATTCGTAAGAGTTACCAAGATGTTAGGTTAGCAATTAGTGTTATTCTTCAGGGTACAAATGCAATTTCTGACGCATATAATTTATACATACAGTCAATTACACTTTTCAGACAATGTTGAGACTCGTTCTGGGGACAGAGGACCAAGTCGAAATACGGTGTAGGAACGTAAGGATCGTTGCATTCTCTTGTATGCCCACTGCTTAAATCGGTGTTGCAATCGAAACACCATAAGCTTTCTCCTCTCGCATGCTctgttaaataattaaattatgtaGAGAAACAGATATTTACATCTACAAAGACAAACGAAAATACTAAGTATCATCTATGTTAcatgtatataatatttgaaatagaTTGATTAACTGATTActgaaaaagttaaaaatagtAATCAAAGCCTTACTTAccaattataattaacatgATTATCATGGTTAAGCTTAATTGTCCAACCATGCTGGTTCCAGTATAAAACGTACGCACCGAATCTCTCCGTTACCTGTTCTTATCTTATCTCCAACAATAAAAGTAAGAATTATAGCACAATAGCATACTTCTGTAGGTTCTAAGAGAGGTAGAACTTACGCGTGTGATCTCTTTTAGATACacaaagaaatataaatgttGATTTTATTGAACAATAAAGTTCTCATTGAAGATCTAATACAGGGAGTCCGAGTTTAAAAATGACATCAAAATATCTCATTTATTATTACGTATACAAGAAATATTTAACTCTTTATCGTATACGCTACTGTACACCAGGAGAGTTCAATGCAAACGGCATGATGTAGCACGTTATGTTGAAATTGTTATATTGAAACAGCTAATTACAGAAACAACAACGAGATAATTGTTTAACATACATTTTTATTGCTCAATATAATTTTCGTGCGATAACATTATATTCGATTTTGAGAAGCTCGATAACATTTCACGGTATAAACACCTGGCCAAATTTCATATTCAAAAGCCTTTTCCTTTATATAATACGTATATGTTCGtatataataaacatttatttatgcATATACGGCGGAGCTTCCTCGAATATTCATCGATCGAGAACAcacaatttattaaatacattgAACAGGCAGCAATTAAACAGAATTCTATGAATCCTCGTAGTTCGGAACTTGGTATACAAAACTTGATCAATCAACTTATCGTTAgtgtctttttttttcgaaatttaacAAATGGAAATCCTCTCGTTCTTCCACTTCGGTGGTTGAAGCAAGACAAAAGACTATGAAAAAATCCATCGTATAAATTCAGCTGAAAAGGAAATCTTCTAAAAACCTAGGATCTTTTTATAAtatcttttaataataatagaaaatttctcCCGTTTCTTATCTCATACTGCAGAAATAATCACCGTAACATTACGTGATAATGAAACGAACTTAAAATATCGATGAACAACAGTGTAGTGTGTGTATGTAGGTGTGTGTTGAACTTTGAAATGTGCCATGAATTGATTGTAATCAATTCTATACATTCGTGTGTAAAGGTTACGCGTCGGTATAAAAAGTAGCGAAAACCATGGTACCCAGCACCAACAGTAGATCGAGGAGAAATTTCGAGTTAATTATAGTGGAACTATTGCAAGCATTGTGCTTGCACATATCGCAATATTCAAGAGTGATATCGTGCggaaattttctttctatagCTTTGCAAGGATCAACCGTCTCTGTCTTCTCCGTTTGACAATTCCTCACTATCACCTCTTTCCCTTTCACTGACAAACAACAAACAATAACAgttatttgttttattgctttcaacatttttctctatgatagaatatttaatataataaaatagtttACCTTTGAGAACCATTTTGGCACAAGCCATTGGTGGAGTAGCCGAATAAATGTGCGCGGTGTCAACGTCGAAGATGTGAGATATGTTTCTCAAATCGCTATGTTGCTGAACGATTCGTTGCATATCTGCCATATGATTTAATGTACATTCGTCGGTTTTAATATTGTTCGCATCCGGATCGGTATCGCAGCCTGGATGCGTTAAGGAAGTGCACATGTAGCATCTAGGATTTTGATCTGTGCAATGAAATAAATCAGCTTTAAGAGGCtctttattttcatcaaatcaatgaaaaaaagaaatatcatCTTTAATTCATTtccttgtttttcttttaccatTTCTTTCTAATTGcaatcagaaataaaatatgacTTATTTCGGTTACGTTAACCATCCTGTGCACAAGTCATTTTTCTTcgttgtaatttattttaatgtaaCGATTCTTTGTTTCCCCGGGAAAGTAGATATTTTACTCCCTCTGGCGCCTGGTAGACGCTTCTATGTAGACCCACCCCCTCCCTGTTGTCCCATAATTTTAGCAAAGCAAGCCAACGGAATGTAGTTGGGTAAAgtagaaatatttgtaatcGGGATTGTATCCTTTTTCATTGGTTAGATATTACAGGATATGGACACCCATATATTTCTACGTAGTTATTTGGGTCGCAGAGTCGTGGCGCCAAAATTGGTGACGCTATTCGCCCATCTAACAAGTTGTGACTCATAATTTGATATACGACACTTACTACCCTTCTGcatcaaaattattgaaaatattcggaaaatttcattgaaacacGGATAGTGTGTTTTACCTCAGGCAAACTATTAACATActacatattttttaaattagaaacaTACTATAAACTTATCTAACGTTAACAAACGCCGAGTGAATGATCttttacaaattttgaaaattttctgaaGGTGAATAATATCACTGTAACATTTGATAAATATCAAATACATACCTGGCTCATTAGAACTCATAGTTCAGCACTTTAATCGAACTTAAAGCACTTGAATAACACACAAAAACTAAACATGTGCATACTTGTAATATGTTTTAAACGTTTTCTACTGATCACAACAATAGAAACATTATAaacatatttataataaaaatactgaAACATAAATCCTTGCATTTATTTaatgtacaattttaatttgacaAAATCAACAAGATAacaaaattcataaaaataatcaaaataaaaattataaatgattaGTTAATTAGAgtttgaaagcttgaaaaatgTTTACCCTCACCGCGGCTATTTAACGAGACTCTActgtaatattaatactaGGCCGCCATCCGGCTTCGTGGCTGACATACTGGAGTGAAGCGATTGATTTGCAGTAAAAGTAACTTTAACAGAGTTGGGACACAATGCAGCAATTAAAAGTAGTGTTTAATTGTTGATAAACAACCCGAGTTTTAATTTATGGAACACGAATTCAAAGCTCGCGCGATAGCGTAATTCCTATTTCTCtcatcttttttattattaaaataatgaacatttctaataacaattaaagttaagAGCACAGAATTAATTTACTACCCCTAATACATTTAATTCGATTCAAAACACTATAACTCTTTATAAGAATGTAAGTTCAACCACCATCGTTGTTCAACCACCAATCATCCCATAATCGTAGCTATCAAacttttatttacaattttcacTAATACTTCAccaattttcaaagaaacaatttcattattttctcttttctattttcttgtTGGCTAAACATATCTCCATGGTAAACATAGGATTTAGAAAATAATCACCTGAACGAACCACcaagacgagcgcgaagctAACAATTAGCACTGGAATCCTTCGATGCATGCCGAAAGTTGGTCGTAAAATATATGGCTTATTCTCGCTCAACTTTATCCTCGGGAAGTGGAACGCAAACTGTGGTGCGTGACGGAGGGTGAAGCACTGGCTGAGAGGAAGGGTTGTCGTCGAGTCGACAGACTGATCGCGAGTATGAGATTGCGAGCTTCGCCACTCACCAACGCCACTCCTTTCCTATTTTCTCCACTCCACTCGGTTTTTCGTTTCTCTGCCACAGATCGCATAATCGCGCAACCCGTTCTACTGATTCTCCCCAACCCTTCGATCCCTCCTAGATCATTCGGCATAGATCACCGCTGCGCCTCCGCTATTAAGACATTTCGCCTTCCAAACGCGAAAATGTCATTAGAATCCACACATTTATTAAGCCTGAATATTTTTATGAGTAAAAAACACCTGGTCCTAATTGAACTTTTtctctaataaattaataacaagTGAAACAAGAGTACGAAAGAAAATGTgcattttgtataaaaaatgcAGTTAGAATTTATTTGGCATGACTTCCAAATGTTTCACACCAAAGTAGTGAAGTAATATAAATCACGGCGGTAACGATTGACGAGGGGAGGAAAGCGTGGATACGTTGAAGGACGTTAATTGTCTATTAGCCTAATTATAGTTAGTAACATCCATGACAAAAGCAGCACAGAGACTATATCGTCATAATATAAGACACGTAACTACGTGACTTATAGGATAAGAAACGTTGCAAAATtaattggaaaataaattaatttaaataaattatcaatCGAGCAgttaaattatcaaatatatTACGGACTCTGTAATAAGTTCAAAGTTGAATCTTatgtaaaatgaatttctatCCTCGTTAGACAACATCACTAATCATTCTTATATCATTTTTCCACTGTACAGGGGAGTGTGAGTAAACTCCGTTTCTACGGTAAATCGGTATCACAGTAAAGAAAACGGATAAAGGAGAAAGATGAAAACGAGAGACGCCTGGCGCCACGGCGCCTATCTAGGACGCCGTCGTCGCCGTCTAGCTCAGTTTTGGATTTAGCAATTACTAAGA is a window encoding:
- the LOC114879896 gene encoding uncharacterized protein LOC114879896, translating into MVGQLSLTMIIMLIIIEHARGESLWCFDCNTDLSSGHTRECNDPYVPTPYFDLVLCPQNESQHCLKSVIDYRGILVTVRGCVPSREVYGYCHHEKYPESNIICSFCNDYACNDQQSLYLFIPHSIGFYFSLVYLSIYLK
- the LOC114879891 gene encoding uncharacterized protein LOC114879891 is translated as MHRRIPVLIVSFALVLVVRSDQNPRCYMCTSLTHPGCDTDPDANNIKTDECTLNHMADMQRIVQQHSDLRNISHIFDVDTAHIYSATPPMACAKMVLKVKGKEVIVRNCQTEKTETVDPCKAIERKFPHDITLEYCDMCKHNACNSSTIINSKFLLDLLLVLGTMVFATFYTDA